A stretch of the Terriglobales bacterium genome encodes the following:
- a CDS encoding dihydroorotate dehydrogenase-like protein encodes MIDLSTKYLGLKLKNPVVASSSPLTKDLDNIRRLEDAGASAIVMHSLFEEQLNIESEELDRHLSTAEEVGAEALGMYPDLHNYNIGPDAYLESIMKAKAAVQVPVIGSLNGVSTGGWTRYARLIQDAGADALELNIYYLPTDPTLTAEVVERQYCDLVREVKKTVGIPIAVKVSPFFSAMANMALKLDQAGADALVMFNRFYQPDYDLSELEVVPSLQLSRSNELRLRLHWVAILFGKIKADMAITGGVHTAEDVIKSMMAGARVAMTTSALLQNGIDYLRFVISETREWLETHEYESIEQMQGSMSQKSVPHPSTYERANYVKVLSSYALTMR; translated from the coding sequence ATGATTGATCTTTCCACCAAGTATCTTGGCCTGAAATTGAAGAACCCGGTGGTGGCTTCGTCGTCGCCGCTCACCAAGGACCTCGACAATATTCGCCGCCTTGAAGATGCGGGAGCATCCGCCATCGTGATGCACTCGCTCTTCGAGGAACAGTTGAACATCGAGAGTGAAGAACTCGACCGCCACCTATCCACGGCGGAAGAAGTCGGAGCCGAAGCGCTCGGAATGTATCCCGACCTGCATAACTACAACATCGGACCCGATGCGTATCTTGAAAGCATCATGAAGGCCAAAGCTGCCGTTCAAGTGCCCGTTATCGGTAGCTTGAACGGTGTCTCCACTGGTGGCTGGACTCGCTATGCCAGGCTGATCCAGGACGCCGGTGCGGATGCGCTGGAACTGAATATCTATTACCTGCCCACCGATCCCACGCTCACGGCTGAAGTCGTGGAAAGACAGTATTGCGACCTCGTCCGTGAAGTGAAGAAGACGGTCGGCATCCCGATCGCCGTGAAGGTCTCGCCGTTCTTCAGTGCCATGGCCAATATGGCTCTGAAACTCGATCAGGCGGGAGCGGATGCACTCGTCATGTTCAACCGTTTCTATCAGCCTGACTACGATCTCAGCGAACTGGAAGTGGTTCCCAGCCTGCAACTGAGCCGCTCGAACGAACTGCGGCTCCGCTTGCACTGGGTGGCCATCCTGTTCGGCAAGATCAAGGCTGACATGGCGATCACCGGCGGCGTTCACACCGCTGAAGACGTAATCAAGTCCATGATGGCCGGCGCGCGCGTTGCGATGACCACCTCTGCCCTGCTGCAGAACGGCATCGACTACCTGCGCTTCGTGATCAGCGAAACCAGGGAGTGGCTTGAGACGCACGAGTATGAGTCGATCGAGCAGATGCAGGGCAGCATGAGCCAGAAGTCGGTTCCGCATCCTTCCACGTACGAACGCGCCAATTACGTAAAGGTGCTGAGCAGCTACGCTCTGACGATGCGCTAA
- the nifJ gene encoding pyruvate:ferredoxin (flavodoxin) oxidoreductase has product MSRAKVTIDGNEAAAYVAHKVNEVIAIYPITPSSPMGEWSDQWSSEGKPNIWGTIPLVIEMQSEAGAAGALHGALQGGSLATTFTSAQGLLLMIPNMYKIAGELTPTVMHVAARSVAAQALSIFGDHQDVMAVRQTGWAMVASNSVQEVMDFALIAQTASLESRIPFVHFFDGFRTSHEVAKVEQLTIEDLNAMISDELVRQHRARSLSPDRPVLRGTAQNPDVYFQARETVNPYYLAVPTIVQNAMDKFAKLTGRQYKLFDYVGAADAERVIVIMGSGAEVAQEAVEYLVKKGEKIGLLKVHLYRPFSVEHFINALPKTTKAIAVLDRTKEPGATGEPLYQDIITALAEANPFPVFPKVIGGRYGLSSKEFTPAMVKSVFDELSKSKPKNHFTVGIHDDVTHSSLDFDMAFSTEDAKTVRAMFYGLGADGTVGANKNSIKIIGEDTDNFAQGYFVYDSKKSGSLTTSHLRFGPSPIHSSYLITRANFVACHQFTFLEKIDVLKGAELGATFLLNSPFGPNEVWEHLPRAVQQTIIDKKLKFYVIDGYEVAKNTGMGGRINTIMQTCFFAISGVLPRQEAIDAIKKSIKKTYGKRGEAVVQKNFAAVDSTLANLFEVKVPAAATSKFDVKPPVPTQAPAFVQDVIAPIIKGDGDLLPVSKLPIDGTFPVGTAQWEKRNIALEVPEWDEALCIQCGKCVLVCPHAVIRAKLYESDKLKNAPEGFKSAPARWQNFKEMKYTLQVAPEDCTGCAICIEACPAKSKTEVKHKAINMVPQIPVREREAKNWDFFLSLPEMDRTALSMGQVKDVQLLEPLFEFSGACSGCGETPYIKLMTQLFGDRAVVANATGCSSIYGGNLPTTPYTSNNDGRGIAWSNSLFEDNAEFGLGIRLSIDKQTEYARELVAKLASQIGGNLADALLKADQSDEKGIQEQRARVAELRSKLVSINTEDAKALLSLVDVLVKKSVWIVGGDGWAYDIGYGGLDHVLASGRNVNILVLDTEVYSNTGGQMSKSTPRGAVAKFAAGGKPRPKKDLALIATAYNCYVARVAFGSSDMQTLKAFQEAEAFDGPSLIIAYSHCIAHGYDLVHGLDQQKLAVQSGHWPMFRYNPALAAQGKNPFVLDSKAPTIPLEKYIYNETRYSMLKHSNPEVAQELLKEAQQDVNDRWKQYEKLASNPTNGDTPSTKETDKAESAAAVKGAGQ; this is encoded by the coding sequence ATGTCTAGAGCAAAAGTTACGATTGATGGTAACGAGGCAGCCGCGTATGTCGCTCATAAGGTCAATGAGGTCATCGCGATCTACCCCATTACGCCCTCATCTCCGATGGGAGAGTGGTCGGACCAGTGGTCGTCCGAGGGCAAACCCAACATCTGGGGAACGATTCCCCTCGTCATCGAGATGCAGAGCGAAGCGGGCGCCGCGGGTGCACTGCATGGCGCTCTGCAGGGCGGCTCGCTAGCCACCACGTTTACCTCCGCACAGGGCCTGCTGCTGATGATCCCCAACATGTACAAGATTGCCGGCGAACTCACGCCGACCGTCATGCATGTGGCTGCTCGCTCCGTTGCCGCACAGGCACTGTCCATCTTCGGCGACCACCAGGACGTTATGGCTGTCCGCCAGACCGGATGGGCCATGGTGGCCTCCAACTCGGTTCAGGAAGTGATGGACTTCGCGCTGATTGCTCAGACGGCATCGCTGGAATCGCGCATCCCGTTCGTTCACTTCTTTGACGGGTTCCGCACGTCGCACGAAGTTGCCAAAGTGGAGCAACTTACGATCGAAGACCTCAACGCGATGATCAGCGACGAACTCGTGCGCCAACACCGTGCGCGGTCGCTCTCGCCGGATCGTCCTGTCCTTCGCGGAACCGCCCAGAACCCCGACGTTTACTTCCAGGCGCGCGAGACCGTCAACCCGTACTACCTCGCCGTTCCCACGATCGTGCAGAACGCGATGGACAAGTTCGCGAAGCTCACCGGCCGCCAGTACAAACTGTTTGATTACGTCGGCGCCGCCGACGCAGAACGCGTGATCGTGATCATGGGGTCCGGCGCCGAAGTGGCGCAGGAAGCGGTCGAGTACCTGGTGAAGAAGGGCGAGAAGATCGGCCTGCTGAAAGTTCACCTGTATCGTCCGTTCTCGGTTGAGCACTTCATTAACGCTCTGCCGAAGACGACCAAAGCCATCGCCGTTCTGGATCGCACGAAGGAACCCGGCGCAACCGGCGAACCGCTTTACCAGGACATCATCACCGCCCTTGCGGAAGCCAATCCGTTCCCGGTGTTCCCGAAGGTCATCGGCGGACGTTACGGCCTGTCCTCGAAGGAATTCACGCCCGCCATGGTGAAGTCGGTGTTCGACGAACTTTCCAAGTCCAAACCGAAGAATCACTTCACCGTCGGCATTCATGACGACGTCACGCACAGCAGCCTCGACTTCGACATGGCCTTCTCTACCGAAGATGCGAAGACGGTTCGCGCCATGTTCTACGGACTTGGTGCAGACGGCACTGTGGGCGCCAACAAGAACTCCATCAAGATCATCGGCGAAGACACCGACAACTTCGCGCAAGGCTACTTCGTATACGACTCGAAGAAGTCCGGCTCGCTGACCACGTCGCACCTTCGCTTCGGACCCAGCCCAATCCACTCCAGCTACCTCATCACTCGCGCAAACTTCGTGGCCTGCCACCAGTTCACGTTCCTGGAGAAGATCGACGTCCTCAAAGGCGCGGAACTTGGCGCTACCTTCCTGCTGAACAGCCCGTTCGGGCCGAACGAGGTTTGGGAACATCTGCCTCGCGCCGTCCAGCAGACGATCATCGACAAAAAGCTGAAGTTCTACGTGATCGATGGCTACGAAGTAGCGAAGAACACCGGCATGGGTGGGCGTATCAACACCATCATGCAGACCTGCTTCTTCGCGATCAGCGGCGTTCTTCCCCGTCAGGAAGCGATCGACGCCATCAAGAAGTCGATCAAGAAGACCTACGGCAAGCGCGGTGAAGCCGTTGTCCAGAAGAACTTCGCTGCCGTCGACAGCACGCTGGCGAACCTGTTCGAAGTAAAGGTCCCCGCCGCCGCAACCAGCAAGTTCGATGTGAAGCCTCCGGTTCCGACGCAGGCTCCGGCGTTCGTGCAGGACGTGATCGCCCCGATCATCAAAGGCGACGGCGACTTGCTACCCGTCAGCAAGCTGCCCATCGACGGCACTTTCCCGGTCGGCACGGCTCAGTGGGAGAAGCGCAACATCGCACTTGAAGTTCCTGAGTGGGACGAAGCTCTGTGCATCCAGTGCGGCAAATGCGTTCTGGTCTGCCCGCACGCTGTGATCCGCGCCAAGTTGTATGAATCGGACAAACTGAAGAATGCGCCGGAAGGTTTCAAGTCCGCTCCGGCCCGTTGGCAGAACTTCAAGGAAATGAAGTACACGCTGCAAGTGGCTCCGGAAGATTGCACCGGTTGCGCCATCTGCATTGAAGCCTGCCCGGCGAAGTCGAAGACGGAAGTAAAGCACAAGGCCATCAACATGGTGCCGCAGATCCCGGTCCGCGAGCGCGAGGCGAAAAATTGGGACTTCTTCCTTTCGCTGCCGGAGATGGATCGCACCGCTCTCAGCATGGGTCAGGTGAAAGACGTTCAGTTGCTCGAGCCTCTGTTCGAGTTCAGCGGCGCCTGCTCCGGTTGCGGCGAGACCCCGTACATCAAGCTGATGACGCAGTTGTTCGGTGATCGCGCTGTGGTCGCCAACGCGACCGGCTGCTCCTCGATCTACGGCGGCAACCTGCCGACGACGCCTTACACCTCGAATAATGACGGTCGCGGCATCGCATGGTCGAATTCGTTGTTCGAAGACAACGCCGAATTCGGACTGGGTATTCGCCTGTCCATCGACAAGCAAACCGAATACGCGCGAGAGCTGGTCGCAAAACTCGCGTCCCAGATCGGCGGTAATCTGGCGGATGCGCTTCTGAAAGCAGATCAGTCGGATGAGAAGGGCATCCAGGAACAGCGCGCTCGCGTTGCCGAACTGAGGTCGAAACTCGTCAGTATCAATACCGAAGATGCCAAGGCGCTTCTCTCGCTGGTCGACGTGCTGGTGAAGAAGTCGGTCTGGATCGTCGGTGGCGACGGCTGGGCGTATGACATCGGTTACGGCGGACTCGATCACGTGCTCGCCTCCGGCCGGAACGTGAACATCCTCGTGCTGGACACCGAGGTCTACTCGAACACCGGTGGTCAGATGTCGAAGTCCACTCCGCGTGGTGCAGTCGCCAAGTTTGCAGCCGGCGGCAAGCCGCGTCCGAAGAAGGACCTCGCCCTCATCGCCACTGCTTACAACTGTTACGTCGCACGAGTCGCGTTCGGCTCCAGCGACATGCAGACACTGAAAGCGTTCCAGGAAGCTGAAGCGTTCGATGGGCCGTCGCTGATCATCGCGTACAGCCACTGCATTGCGCATGGATACGACCTGGTCCACGGACTCGACCAGCAGAAGCTGGCCGTTCAGTCCGGTCACTGGCCGATGTTCCGTTACAACCCGGCGCTTGCAGCACAGGGCAAAAACCCGTTCGTCCTCGACTCGAAGGCGCCGACGATCCCGTTGGAGAAGTACATCTACAACGAGACGCGGTACTCGATGCTTAAGCACAGCAATCCGGAAGTCGCACAGGAACTGCTGAAAGAAGCGCAGCAGGACGTGAATGATCGCTGGAAGCAGTACGAAAAACTTGCCAGCAATCCAACGAACGGAGACACGCCCTCGACGAAAGAAACTGACAAGGCAGAATCCGCAGCAGCCGTGAAAGGAGCGGGACAATGA
- the guaA gene encoding glutamine-hydrolyzing GMP synthase, with protein MEAIQSIVVLDFGSQYTQLIARRIRELNVFSVVLPCYAKLDEVLAYKPVGIILSGGPSSVYDKDAPPMDDRVLSLAKPVLGVCYGMQLMTFKLGGKVRPASKREYGHAEVHVAGESRLFKGLPPDLQVWMSHGDEAEQLPPGFHEVARTSNALAAIENPEKQMWAVQFHPEVHHTPMGKELLRNFVFDICGALPNWTPAQFILETVENVRKQVGDGRAICALSGGVDSSVAAVLVHKAIGDRLTCVFVNNGVLRKDEFQKVQTNLRDKLGLHLIAADASERFLSKLAGVSDPEKKRKIIGNEFINVFDEEAHRIEREQGHVQWLVQGTLYPDVIESVSVRGPSQTIKSHHNVGGLPEKMKLKLIEPLKDLFKDEVRRIGRDLGMPEDILQRQPFPGPGLAVRILGEVTPERVELLQQADDIVVTEIKNAGLYNRIWQSFAVLLPVMSVGVMGDQRTYAYTCAIRAVHSEDGMTADWVPLPHEVLKTISSRIVNEIRGINRVVYDITSKPPGTIEWE; from the coding sequence GTGGAAGCCATCCAATCCATCGTTGTCCTGGACTTCGGCTCGCAATACACGCAGCTCATTGCTCGCCGTATCCGCGAGTTGAACGTCTTTTCCGTTGTTCTCCCCTGTTACGCCAAGCTGGATGAGGTCCTAGCCTATAAGCCTGTCGGCATCATCCTGTCGGGTGGTCCGTCGTCGGTGTACGACAAGGACGCACCGCCGATGGATGATCGCGTCCTATCGCTGGCGAAACCTGTCCTGGGCGTCTGCTATGGCATGCAGTTAATGACGTTCAAGCTGGGCGGAAAGGTGCGTCCGGCGTCCAAGCGTGAGTATGGGCACGCCGAGGTGCATGTCGCGGGTGAATCGCGGCTGTTCAAGGGATTGCCTCCGGATTTGCAGGTCTGGATGTCGCACGGCGATGAGGCGGAACAACTTCCGCCCGGCTTTCATGAGGTGGCGCGCACTTCCAATGCCCTGGCCGCGATCGAGAATCCGGAGAAGCAGATGTGGGCCGTGCAGTTTCATCCGGAAGTCCATCACACGCCGATGGGGAAGGAGTTGCTACGGAACTTCGTCTTCGATATTTGCGGGGCTTTGCCGAATTGGACTCCGGCGCAGTTCATCCTTGAGACAGTCGAGAACGTCCGCAAGCAAGTCGGCGATGGCCGGGCGATCTGTGCCTTGTCGGGCGGGGTGGATTCTTCGGTCGCCGCGGTGCTGGTCCATAAGGCCATTGGCGACCGGTTGACCTGCGTGTTCGTCAACAACGGTGTACTGCGCAAGGACGAATTCCAGAAGGTTCAGACGAACCTCCGTGACAAGCTCGGATTGCACCTGATTGCGGCAGACGCTTCGGAAAGATTTCTGTCGAAGCTGGCGGGCGTCAGCGATCCGGAAAAGAAACGAAAGATCATTGGCAACGAGTTCATTAACGTCTTCGACGAAGAAGCGCACCGTATCGAACGGGAGCAAGGCCACGTCCAATGGCTGGTACAGGGAACGCTTTACCCCGACGTGATCGAATCCGTCAGCGTCCGTGGCCCGTCGCAGACCATCAAGTCGCACCATAACGTCGGTGGGCTTCCGGAAAAGATGAAGTTGAAGCTCATCGAACCCCTCAAGGACCTGTTTAAAGATGAAGTCCGGCGCATCGGCCGCGACCTTGGCATGCCCGAAGACATCCTGCAACGGCAGCCTTTTCCCGGACCCGGACTCGCGGTTCGCATCCTGGGCGAAGTCACGCCGGAGCGCGTGGAGCTGCTCCAACAGGCAGATGACATTGTCGTAACCGAGATCAAGAACGCGGGTTTATACAACCGGATCTGGCAATCGTTCGCCGTGCTGCTGCCGGTGATGTCAGTAGGCGTCATGGGCGACCAGCGCACGTACGCGTACACGTGCGCCATACGTGCCGTGCACTCCGAAGACGGCATGACCGCCGATTGGGTGCCACTGCCGCATGAGGTCCTGAAGACCATTTCCAGCCGGATTGTCAACGAGATCCGTGGTATTAACCGTGTCGTGTACGACATCACCTCGAAGCCGCCAGGCACCATCGAGTGGGAGTAG
- a CDS encoding GNAT family N-acetyltransferase translates to MGTVTVRHNPQQSRFETDVNGELATLDYEQRGNSIALTHTKVPRKAWNMGIGSALARAALEYAQGAATPVIPECEFVVTFLKRNPKYLNIVDSEHRRAIEAHQRKQTEGGMAA, encoded by the coding sequence ATGGGGACAGTTACAGTCAGACACAATCCGCAACAGAGCAGGTTTGAGACGGACGTCAACGGCGAGCTGGCTACACTCGACTACGAACAGCGTGGGAACAGCATCGCGCTGACGCATACCAAAGTTCCAAGGAAAGCGTGGAACATGGGAATCGGGTCGGCGCTGGCCAGGGCCGCGTTGGAGTATGCTCAGGGTGCAGCAACGCCGGTTATACCGGAATGCGAATTCGTCGTGACATTTTTGAAGCGGAATCCAAAGTACCTGAATATCGTCGATTCTGAGCACCGCAGGGCCATTGAGGCTCATCAGAGGAAACAAACAGAAGGAGGAATGGCTGCATGA
- a CDS encoding BON domain-containing protein, with protein MMKRLVVFCLAVCLALPLAAQSDAKQGERTKLGGTSGQERIQREVHHELVMLPYYSVFDNLQYQVQGNTVTLSGQVSRPTLKSDAQNVVKDVEGVDKVVNNIEVLPNSPSDDRIRRALYNAIYGDTSLSRYAWGAVPPIHIIVKNGNVTLEGVVDKQADKDIAGIRAKGVPGTFKVENNLRVVPSDQQK; from the coding sequence ATGATGAAACGACTCGTTGTGTTTTGTCTTGCGGTATGCCTGGCGCTACCGCTGGCTGCTCAATCCGACGCAAAACAGGGTGAGCGCACCAAACTTGGCGGTACCTCGGGGCAGGAGAGAATCCAACGCGAGGTCCATCACGAACTGGTGATGCTGCCTTACTACAGCGTCTTTGACAACCTGCAATACCAGGTGCAGGGGAACACGGTCACGCTTTCGGGACAGGTTTCGCGACCGACGCTGAAATCGGACGCGCAAAACGTCGTGAAAGACGTGGAAGGCGTCGATAAGGTTGTGAACAATATTGAAGTGTTGCCGAACTCGCCGAGTGACGACCGAATCCGTCGCGCTCTGTACAACGCGATTTACGGAGATACTTCGCTGAGCCGCTACGCGTGGGGCGCCGTTCCGCCGATTCACATTATTGTGAAGAACGGAAACGTTACGCTCGAAGGCGTGGTGGATAAGCAAGCGGACAAGGACATTGCCGGAATTCGCGCCAAGGGAGTTCCAGGCACGTTCAAGGTTGAAAACAATCTTAGAGTAGTTCCTTCCGATCAGCAGAAATAG
- a CDS encoding DEAD/DEAH box helicase has translation MKFTEMTLSAALQHRLKAAGFETPTPVQEATIPNGLAGKDIVATAQTGTGKTLAFLVPTLEKLLATPTTRRPQVLVLVPTRELAMQVHAVYEQLRGKLPQAALVIGGLSENRQIQSLRSGARLVVATPGRLEDLLSRKLVDLRQIDTLVLDEADRMLDMGFLPAIKRIIAATPATRQTLCFSATMPPAISAIVADYMRTPVRVSLGSTLKPAATVELHAFEVSQANKLEALRQLLYAERGSTLVFAKTKRGTERLAKNLIRDGFSATMIHGDRTQAQRTRALADFVDGKSKILVATDVAARGLDVPEVAHVINYDLPQVAEDFIHRVGRTGRAGMKGRASTLVSAAENIELRHIERTMKLRIERKDIQDLDSAPASRVMRDTNTLRSRTLSALPGEVFA, from the coding sequence ATGAAATTCACGGAAATGACTTTGTCCGCGGCACTTCAGCATCGTCTGAAAGCCGCCGGATTCGAAACTCCCACCCCTGTTCAAGAAGCCACGATTCCTAACGGACTCGCCGGCAAAGATATCGTAGCGACCGCGCAGACCGGAACCGGCAAGACTCTTGCCTTCCTGGTGCCGACGCTCGAAAAGCTCCTCGCCACGCCGACGACCAGGCGCCCTCAGGTGCTGGTGCTTGTGCCTACTCGCGAACTTGCGATGCAGGTACACGCCGTGTACGAACAGCTTCGCGGCAAACTCCCGCAGGCTGCATTGGTCATCGGCGGGCTGAGCGAGAACCGCCAGATCCAGTCGTTGCGCTCCGGCGCACGACTCGTCGTTGCGACGCCCGGACGTCTGGAAGACTTGCTCTCGCGCAAGTTGGTTGACCTTCGCCAGATCGATACCCTCGTTCTCGATGAAGCCGACCGCATGCTCGACATGGGCTTCCTGCCGGCCATCAAGCGCATCATCGCCGCTACTCCGGCGACGCGCCAGACGCTGTGCTTCTCGGCAACCATGCCGCCCGCTATTTCGGCGATCGTCGCCGACTATATGCGTACCCCGGTTCGCGTGAGCCTTGGCTCAACGCTGAAGCCCGCTGCGACCGTGGAACTGCACGCCTTCGAGGTCTCGCAGGCGAATAAGCTCGAGGCACTTCGCCAGCTTCTCTACGCCGAGCGCGGCTCGACGCTGGTCTTCGCGAAAACCAAGCGCGGAACCGAGCGCCTCGCCAAGAACCTCATTCGCGACGGATTCTCCGCCACGATGATTCACGGCGATCGCACGCAGGCCCAACGTACCCGCGCCTTGGCCGATTTCGTGGATGGTAAATCGAAGATTCTCGTGGCGACCGACGTTGCTGCCCGCGGACTCGATGTTCCCGAAGTCGCACACGTTATTAACTACGACCTGCCCCAGGTAGCGGAAGATTTCATTCATCGCGTCGGCCGCACCGGTCGCGCCGGAATGAAAGGCCGCGCCTCCACGCTCGTCTCCGCAGCCGAAAATATCGAACTGCGTCACATTGAGCGCACCATGAAATTGAGAATCGAGAGAAAAGACATCCAGGACCTCGACTCCGCTCCAGCATCTCGCGTTATGCGCGACACCAACACACTCCGCAGCCGGACTCTCTCCGCGCTGCCGGGCGAAGTCTTTGCGTAA
- a CDS encoding RNA-binding S4 domain-containing protein: MDSVRIDIWLWAARFFKSRAMAKKACELGRIRVQGIAAKPARDVHAGDMLKITNDSGDFEVEVLALSEVRGPAPVAQALYRETDESRELRQKVVEERKLNRQFEPAPATRPSKRDRRRIIQFRSGR; encoded by the coding sequence ATGGATTCCGTCCGCATCGATATCTGGCTCTGGGCCGCCCGGTTCTTCAAGAGCCGTGCCATGGCAAAGAAGGCATGCGAACTGGGCCGCATCCGAGTCCAAGGCATTGCTGCAAAACCAGCGCGCGACGTCCACGCCGGCGATATGCTCAAGATCACCAATGATTCCGGCGATTTTGAGGTCGAGGTACTGGCCCTCAGTGAGGTACGCGGCCCCGCCCCAGTTGCACAGGCGCTCTACCGCGAGACCGACGAAAGCCGTGAACTTCGCCAGAAGGTGGTCGAGGAACGTAAGCTCAACCGCCAATTTGAACCGGCTCCGGCGACTCGGCCGAGCAAGCGCGACCGGCGACGGATTATCCAGTTCCGCAGCGGCAGGTAG
- a CDS encoding tetratricopeptide repeat protein: MHRYCRADVLRILRITSRQFAQWQKAGLIAATDDYSFYDLLKLRKVRDLSSKKVRPAVIRQSLQAMQRQVAGMENPLVEAGTFSTGTRIAFRHEGRAIDPIAGQFVMDFAPEERVVPAQHVAPIRITETAAEFFARGVALEEDPASYRDAITAYLKVIELEPNHAAAHINLGTLYYNLQDYPNAEAHYRKAIEADARYALAYFDLGNVLDETGRIQEAIRIYKTAIQLAPTYADAHYNLALAYEKTRDHRKALNHWRAYVGLDKSSAWAVHARGQITRILDNDKLKVVYRRRK; this comes from the coding sequence GTGCATCGATACTGTCGAGCCGACGTACTGCGCATACTTCGTATAACCTCAAGGCAGTTTGCGCAGTGGCAAAAAGCGGGCCTCATCGCCGCTACGGACGACTATTCCTTCTACGACCTCCTCAAACTCAGGAAAGTACGCGATCTCTCCTCTAAGAAGGTTCGGCCGGCTGTAATCCGCCAATCTCTGCAGGCCATGCAGCGGCAGGTCGCCGGCATGGAAAACCCGCTCGTTGAGGCCGGTACCTTCTCCACCGGGACTCGGATCGCCTTCCGGCACGAGGGACGCGCCATCGACCCCATCGCAGGGCAGTTCGTCATGGACTTCGCCCCAGAGGAACGGGTCGTCCCTGCCCAGCACGTCGCGCCAATCCGCATCACCGAAACGGCTGCCGAGTTCTTCGCCCGTGGTGTTGCTCTCGAAGAGGATCCCGCCTCTTATCGGGACGCTATCACTGCCTACTTGAAGGTCATTGAACTCGAACCGAACCACGCCGCCGCTCACATCAACCTCGGCACCCTTTACTACAATCTTCAGGACTACCCGAACGCCGAAGCGCACTATCGCAAGGCAATCGAAGCCGATGCCCGTTATGCGCTCGCCTATTTCGATCTCGGGAACGTCCTTGATGAAACTGGTCGAATCCAGGAAGCTATCCGGATCTACAAAACTGCAATCCAACTGGCTCCCACCTATGCCGACGCCCACTACAACCTGGCCCTTGCCTACGAGAAGACCCGCGACCACCGTAAAGCGCTGAATCACTGGCGCGCCTACGTCGGATTGGACAAGTCCAGCGCCTGGGCCGTACACGCCCGCGGTCAAATTACCCGCATCCTCGATAACGACAAACTCAAAGTCGTCTATCGCCGCCGCAAGTAA
- a CDS encoding type II toxin-antitoxin system ParD family antitoxin — protein sequence MNVSLTPELEKFVAAKVESGRYNSASEVVREALRLLEQHELSREAQLKAFNEELARRIEEADRGEFVDPKEVFDRIAAKSRERRKRSA from the coding sequence ATGAACGTCTCGCTAACACCCGAGTTGGAAAAGTTCGTCGCCGCCAAGGTTGAGTCCGGCCGTTACAACTCGGCCAGCGAAGTGGTGCGGGAAGCGTTACGTTTGCTGGAACAGCACGAGTTATCGCGTGAAGCGCAGTTGAAGGCGTTCAATGAAGAACTGGCACGAAGGATCGAAGAGGCTGATCGTGGAGAGTTTGTGGACCCGAAAGAAGTGTTTGACAGGATCGCAGCGAAATCGCGTGAGCGCAGGAAGCGCAGCGCATGA